The following coding sequences are from one Carassius gibelio isolate Cgi1373 ecotype wild population from Czech Republic chromosome B7, carGib1.2-hapl.c, whole genome shotgun sequence window:
- the LOC127962404 gene encoding histone H4: MSGRGKGGKGLGKGGAKRHRKVLRDNIQGITKPAIRRLARRGGVKRISGLIYEETRGVLKVFLENVIRDAVTYTEHAKRKTVTAMDVVYALKRQGRTLYGFGG; the protein is encoded by the coding sequence ATGTCCGGAAGAGGCAAAGGCGGTAAAGGACTCGGGAAAGGAGGCGCTAAGCGTCATCGTAAGGTGCTGCGCGATAACATCCAGGGAATCACCAAACCCgccattcgtcgtctagctcgcCGCGGCGGAGTCAAGCGCATCTCCGGTCTGATCTACGAGGAGACCCGCGGTGTGCTGAAGGTGTTCCTGGAGAACGTTATCCGCGACGCCGTCACCTACACCGAGCACGCCAAGAGAAAGACCGTCACCGCCATGGACGTTGTGTACGCGCTCAAACGACAGGGACGCACCTTGTACGGCTTCGGAGGATAA